A region from the Simiduia sp. 21SJ11W-1 genome encodes:
- the pomA gene encoding flagellar motor protein PomA has product MDLATLIGLVGTIGLILTAMLMAGNLEMFADAPSFVIVVGGSTFAVMIKFGLAHYLSAMKIAGKSFMFKSSDPVDLIAEIVELADAARKGGLLSLEGKEVSNSFLQKGIQLLVDGHDPEVVKTLLSKDKALAVERHELGAAIFSAMAETAPAMGMIGTLVGLVAMLSNMDDPKSIGPAMAVALLTTLYGAIMANGLFGPLGDKLKLRAGEEALTKSLVIDALLAIQGGQNPRVIDSMLRTYLPEGKREAADAG; this is encoded by the coding sequence GTGGATTTAGCCACGCTCATTGGGTTGGTGGGTACCATCGGCCTGATTCTTACCGCCATGCTCATGGCCGGTAATCTGGAAATGTTTGCCGATGCGCCCTCTTTTGTGATTGTGGTGGGCGGTTCGACGTTTGCGGTAATGATCAAATTTGGCCTGGCCCACTACCTCTCGGCCATGAAGATTGCCGGCAAGAGCTTTATGTTCAAAAGCAGCGATCCGGTAGACCTGATTGCCGAAATTGTGGAGCTGGCCGATGCCGCGCGCAAAGGCGGGCTGTTGAGCCTTGAGGGCAAAGAGGTCAGTAATTCCTTTTTGCAAAAGGGCATCCAGTTGTTGGTAGACGGCCACGACCCGGAAGTGGTGAAAACCCTGCTCTCGAAAGACAAGGCGCTGGCAGTAGAGCGCCACGAGTTGGGTGCGGCCATCTTTTCAGCCATGGCAGAAACGGCGCCGGCCATGGGGATGATTGGCACACTGGTGGGGTTGGTGGCCATGCTGTCAAACATGGACGACCCGAAATCCATTGGCCCGGCCATGGCCGTGGCACTGCTCACCACACTTTATGGCGCCATCATGGCCAACGGCCTGTTTGGCCCCCTTGGCGACAAACTCAAGCTGCGTGCCGGTGAAGAGGCACTCACCAAAAGCCTGGTCATTGATGCGCTGCTGGCGATTCAGGGCGGCCAGAACCCGCGGGTGATCGACTCTATGCTGCGCACCTACCTGCCTGAAGGCAAACGCGAAGCGGCAGACGCGGGCTAA
- a CDS encoding response regulator — protein MNTEAQRILLIEDNDDHALLIQTVLKAHVLELVRVASAESAQRYLQGDTMPVALILVDVNLPGMNGIAFLRWAKGAEILAPAVMLSTSDNPQDIRQSFRAGASGYLIKPVGLAELKQKLTHTMDYWFGASQLPLDAPR, from the coding sequence ATGAATACAGAGGCCCAGCGCATTTTATTGATAGAAGATAACGACGATCACGCGTTGCTTATCCAAACAGTACTCAAGGCCCATGTCCTTGAGCTGGTGCGCGTGGCAAGTGCAGAATCTGCCCAGCGTTATTTGCAAGGCGACACTATGCCGGTGGCGTTGATACTGGTGGATGTCAATTTGCCGGGCATGAATGGCATTGCGTTTCTGCGCTGGGCAAAAGGGGCGGAGATACTGGCACCGGCGGTGATGCTATCCACCTCAGATAACCCGCAGGATATTCGCCAAAGTTTCCGCGCCGGCGCAAGCGGTTACCTCATCAAACCCGTGGGTTTGGCCGAGCTCAAACAAAAGTTAACCCACACAATGGACTACTGGTTCGGCGCGAGCCAGCTGCCCCTAGACGCGCCCCGCTAG
- a CDS encoding diguanylate cyclase response regulator → MPAKSSDKQGLHILHVEDSEDHQLIMRSLLNKTGLTFKLTQCQHRDEVKQQLASNPPFDLVLLDYLLADGTSENMLGWFTGVPVVVVTVMEDEHIDSKLMQKGAADFVSKGELTPNILKRVIRHALDRQDILNQLIEESWHDSLTGLYNRRFAMRELNRLITELNRYGSTFSCALIDMDELKQLNDNHGHPLGDAAIKHIAHAMTSVLRDGDLAARLGGDEFLMVFPKTDPKDARQCLLRFTEFLAQHPVQHESKKITLSVSCGLVPSAGESPQQLLKKADALLYQAKGEGKNRISCQM, encoded by the coding sequence GTGCCAGCAAAATCAAGTGACAAACAAGGCCTGCACATTTTGCATGTGGAGGATTCCGAAGATCATCAGTTGATCATGCGGTCGCTGTTAAATAAAACCGGATTGACTTTCAAGTTGACCCAGTGCCAACACCGAGATGAAGTGAAACAGCAGTTGGCATCCAATCCGCCCTTTGATTTGGTGCTGCTCGACTATTTGCTTGCCGACGGCACCAGTGAAAATATGCTGGGCTGGTTTACCGGTGTGCCAGTGGTGGTGGTAACGGTAATGGAAGATGAGCACATAGATTCCAAGCTGATGCAAAAAGGCGCGGCAGACTTTGTGTCAAAGGGTGAGCTGACGCCGAATATTCTCAAGCGCGTTATTCGCCACGCGCTGGATAGGCAGGATATTCTCAACCAGCTTATTGAAGAATCCTGGCACGATTCGCTTACCGGGCTCTACAACCGCCGCTTTGCCATGCGTGAACTCAACCGGTTAATCACTGAACTTAACCGCTACGGCAGTACCTTCAGTTGTGCGCTGATCGACATGGATGAGCTCAAGCAACTGAACGATAACCACGGCCACCCGCTTGGTGATGCAGCCATAAAACACATTGCGCACGCCATGACATCAGTGTTGCGCGATGGCGACCTGGCCGCGCGCCTGGGTGGCGATGAATTCCTCATGGTGTTTCCGAAAACCGATCCAAAAGATGCCCGCCAGTGTTTGTTGCGCTTCACGGAATTTTTAGCGCAACACCCGGTGCAGCACGAAAGCAAAAAAATTACCCTGTCGGTAAGTTGCGGGCTGGTGCCAAGTGCCGGCGAATCGCCGCAGCAATTGCTGAAAAAGGCCGATGCCCTGCTCTACCAAGCCAAGGGCGAGGGCAAAAACCGCATCAGTTGCCAGATGTGA
- a CDS encoding polyprenyl synthetase family protein, with the protein MHPELLAFSHQVRQSVDARLQEALAHFAGEGAQLRDAMAYSLTNGGKRVRPLLVYAAAQAVAAGRPDGLDWPAAAVEAIHAYSLIHDDLPAMDDDNLRRGKPTTHIAFDEASAILAGDALQALAFELLVQSPLGAAEQLAMVQCLAKASGARGMVLGQAIDLAAVDKQLSIGALEAMHQYKTGALIAAAVELGALAGGATEAQRQALGLYARAIGLAFQVQDDILDVISDTETLGKQQGADQQHNKPTYVSLLGLEAAQNKARALHQQAHEALAGFGPQANYLRQLADYIIERRA; encoded by the coding sequence ATGCATCCAGAGCTTTTGGCTTTCAGCCACCAGGTGAGGCAGTCGGTGGATGCGCGCCTGCAAGAGGCACTGGCGCACTTTGCAGGCGAGGGCGCACAACTGCGTGACGCCATGGCCTATAGCCTCACCAATGGCGGCAAGCGAGTGCGCCCGCTACTGGTGTACGCCGCCGCACAGGCAGTGGCAGCGGGCCGGCCGGATGGCCTCGACTGGCCGGCAGCCGCCGTGGAGGCCATTCACGCCTACAGCCTGATTCACGACGACCTGCCCGCCATGGACGACGACAACCTGCGCCGGGGCAAGCCCACTACCCACATTGCCTTTGATGAAGCCAGCGCCATATTGGCCGGTGATGCACTGCAGGCGCTGGCCTTCGAACTCTTGGTGCAAAGCCCTCTGGGCGCCGCCGAGCAACTGGCCATGGTGCAGTGCCTGGCCAAGGCCAGCGGCGCGCGGGGCATGGTGCTGGGCCAGGCCATAGATCTTGCAGCGGTGGATAAACAACTCAGCATCGGCGCACTAGAGGCCATGCACCAATACAAAACCGGCGCACTGATTGCCGCAGCCGTGGAGCTGGGCGCGCTGGCAGGCGGCGCCACAGAGGCCCAGCGCCAGGCGCTCGGGCTCTATGCCCGGGCCATTGGCCTGGCCTTCCAGGTGCAAGACGACATTCTGGATGTGATCTCCGATACCGAAACCCTGGGCAAACAACAAGGTGCCGACCAGCAGCACAACAAGCCCACCTATGTGTCGCTACTCGGCCTTGAAGCCGCCCAAAACAAGGCCCGCGCACTGCACCAGCAGGCGCACGAGGCCCTGGCAGGTTTCGGGCCCCAGGCCAATTACCTGCGTCAACTGGCCGATTACATCATTGAGCGGCGCGCGTAA
- a CDS encoding flagellar motor protein MotB — MADEEHECKCPPPGLPAYMGTFADLMALLMCFFVLLLSFSEMDAMKFKRLAGSMAQAFGVQNKLNVVDVPKGTSVIAQEFSPGTPNPTPINEIWQKTDDNTESSLEVQCTEEYEVEQGDINNEAGVKARLKEKLEEMIEQTEQDAVELAQSLHDQIVAGEIEIEFQGRKIIIRIREKGSFRSGSAELVGNYADVMEEIRAVLRAKPGKIEVQGHTDNIPIATARFRSNWELSSSRAVSVAQELMRDNEINPRRFQVSGFAETKPLVPNDSSDNRARNRRVEIVIQQGLDSNISEADIEVLKEEGQDILRDLDLDPEYLFDLDPNEVF; from the coding sequence GTGGCCGACGAAGAGCACGAGTGTAAATGCCCGCCGCCGGGGTTGCCGGCCTATATGGGCACCTTCGCAGACCTGATGGCACTGCTGATGTGCTTCTTTGTGCTGTTGTTGTCTTTCTCCGAAATGGACGCCATGAAATTCAAGCGCTTAGCGGGCTCTATGGCGCAGGCCTTTGGCGTGCAAAACAAACTCAATGTGGTGGATGTACCCAAGGGCACCAGTGTGATTGCCCAAGAGTTCAGCCCCGGCACCCCAAACCCCACACCCATCAACGAAATTTGGCAAAAAACCGACGACAACACCGAGAGCAGCCTGGAGGTGCAGTGTACCGAGGAGTACGAAGTTGAGCAGGGCGACATCAACAACGAGGCCGGCGTTAAAGCCCGATTGAAAGAAAAGCTTGAGGAGATGATTGAGCAAACCGAGCAAGATGCGGTGGAGCTTGCGCAATCGTTGCACGATCAAATTGTGGCGGGTGAAATTGAAATTGAATTCCAGGGCCGCAAGATTATTATCCGCATCCGTGAAAAAGGTTCCTTCCGCTCGGGCTCGGCCGAGCTTGTGGGCAACTACGCCGATGTGATGGAAGAAATCCGCGCCGTACTGCGCGCCAAGCCCGGCAAAATAGAAGTGCAGGGCCACACAGATAACATCCCCATTGCCACGGCGCGCTTTCGTTCAAATTGGGAGCTTTCCTCCAGCCGCGCGGTATCGGTAGCCCAAGAGCTGATGCGCGACAATGAAATCAACCCGCGCAGGTTTCAGGTATCGGGCTTTGCTGAAACCAAACCGCTGGTGCCCAACGACAGTTCAGATAACCGCGCGCGCAACCGGCGTGTGGAAATTGTGATTCAGCAGGGGCTGGATTCAAACATTTCCGAGGCCGACATCGAAGTGCTCAAAGAAGAGGGGCAAGACATTTTGCGCGATCTGGATCTAGACCCGGAGTATTTGTTCGACCTAGACCCTAACGAGGTATTTTAA
- a CDS encoding multifunctional CCA addition/repair protein, whose protein sequence is MKVYLVGGAVRDRLLGVPYDECDWVVVGATPEQMRAQGFEPVGKDFPVFLHPKTKEEYALARTERKSGHGYAGFTFHTDPSVTLEQDLIRRDLTINAMAQTDAGEVIDPYGGQRDLAAKKLRHVSPAFAEDPVRILRIARFAARYHRLGFTVAEETLALMRTMVSEGEVDHLVAERVWKELERALGEPNPEVFIEVLRACGALARIMPELDCLWGVPQRPEYHPEVDTGVHTLMSLQQAVALSDDVRLRFATLVHDLGKGVTPKSEWPRHLMHETRGVPLVKAVCERMGVPKEHRELAVLVCEQHLNCHRAFELKPATLLKMLQKLDAFRRPERVRLFTLACMADARGRTGFEDKPYPQAAYLQAAQAACAQVQSQTLIAQGIAGKALGDAINKQRVHAIGELKAAVQAG, encoded by the coding sequence GTGAAAGTGTATTTGGTGGGCGGCGCTGTGCGCGATCGCCTGTTGGGCGTGCCTTACGATGAATGCGACTGGGTGGTGGTGGGCGCCACACCGGAGCAGATGCGCGCCCAGGGCTTTGAGCCTGTGGGCAAAGATTTCCCGGTGTTTTTACACCCCAAAACCAAAGAGGAATATGCGCTGGCACGCACCGAGCGCAAATCCGGCCACGGCTATGCAGGCTTTACCTTTCACACAGATCCCTCTGTTACGCTTGAGCAGGATTTAATCCGGCGCGACCTCACCATCAACGCCATGGCACAAACCGACGCCGGTGAAGTGATAGACCCCTACGGCGGCCAGCGCGACCTGGCGGCAAAAAAATTGCGCCATGTCTCGCCCGCCTTTGCCGAAGATCCCGTGCGCATTTTGCGCATCGCCCGCTTTGCCGCCCGCTACCATCGCCTGGGCTTTACCGTGGCTGAAGAAACCCTCGCGTTGATGCGCACCATGGTGAGCGAAGGTGAGGTAGATCACCTGGTGGCCGAGCGGGTATGGAAAGAATTGGAGCGCGCACTTGGTGAGCCCAACCCCGAAGTGTTTATTGAGGTGTTGCGCGCCTGTGGTGCGCTGGCGCGCATCATGCCCGAGCTAGACTGCCTATGGGGCGTGCCCCAGCGCCCGGAATATCACCCCGAGGTAGACACAGGCGTGCACACCCTTATGAGCCTGCAGCAAGCGGTTGCGTTGAGTGACGATGTACGCCTGCGCTTTGCCACCCTGGTGCACGATTTGGGCAAGGGCGTGACGCCCAAGAGCGAATGGCCGCGCCACCTGATGCACGAAACCCGCGGCGTGCCCTTGGTAAAGGCTGTGTGTGAGCGCATGGGGGTGCCCAAAGAGCACCGCGAGCTTGCGGTTTTGGTGTGTGAGCAGCATTTGAACTGCCATCGCGCCTTTGAGCTCAAGCCCGCAACCCTATTAAAAATGCTGCAAAAACTGGATGCCTTCCGGCGCCCCGAGCGGGTGAGGCTGTTTACCCTGGCGTGCATGGCAGATGCCCGTGGGCGCACGGGCTTTGAAGATAAACCCTACCCGCAGGCCGCGTACCTGCAGGCCGCGCAGGCCGCGTGCGCCCAAGTGCAATCGCAAACGCTTATTGCCCAGGGAATTGCGGGAAAGGCCTTGGGGGATGCGATCAACAAGCAGCGCGTGCATGCTATTGGCGAGCTAAAGGCGGCGGTTCAGGCAGGCTGA
- a CDS encoding PilZ domain-containing protein, with amino-acid sequence MSERRRFFRINDRVGVAYRVLTEAEANSRQERDSEPMDTLSLLSHYESTIEQLLPQVESEVLAQLLGTLNKKINCIVAQLELDSRLVRDIAHKVREVNISACGMAFVADEHVPAGKILSLDLVLRPEGNHIATYGRVLDCETTDAGHYVRTNFIALSPFDQEVLIQHIVRKQGWLIREQRDREAMQEHAELQEELQKPPVTPRTK; translated from the coding sequence ATGAGCGAGCGGCGCCGTTTTTTCCGCATTAACGACCGCGTGGGGGTGGCCTATCGCGTGTTGACCGAAGCCGAGGCCAATAGCCGGCAAGAGCGCGACAGCGAGCCCATGGATACCCTGAGCCTCTTGTCGCACTATGAATCCACCATCGAGCAATTATTGCCGCAGGTGGAATCTGAGGTGTTGGCGCAGTTGCTGGGCACGCTCAACAAAAAAATTAACTGCATAGTGGCGCAACTGGAGCTAGACAGCCGCCTGGTGCGCGATATTGCCCACAAGGTGCGCGAAGTGAATATCAGCGCCTGTGGTATGGCTTTTGTTGCCGATGAACATGTACCGGCCGGCAAAATCCTGAGCCTTGATCTGGTGTTGCGCCCGGAGGGCAATCACATTGCCACCTACGGGCGGGTGCTCGATTGTGAGACAACCGATGCCGGCCACTATGTACGAACAAACTTCATCGCCCTGAGCCCCTTCGACCAAGAGGTGTTGATTCAACACATAGTGCGCAAGCAAGGCTGGCTGATTCGCGAGCAGCGCGACCGCGAAGCCATGCAGGAGCACGCCGAATTACAGGAAGAACTTCAAAAGCCGCCTGTGACGCCGCGCACAAAATAG
- a CDS encoding leucine-rich repeat domain-containing protein, with translation MQRASVYVFMAAAAAVFTLGKCTSGPAPAEQAAESEASKRYAELKAERLARQGESADYDATLVSLNALGIADTNLYECVKQRVARALSHTEAKALSQPTDLRTLACKNSGIRSLQGLEHFTHLEELDLSGNRIAEVSPLGKLYQLRELKLKNNKVASIWPLLNLDKLTKLDLRGNPVSDLHLLGGFGQLQQLSFRLTSKDRCDYLADIKRALRHSQVRLNVPSRCVDEFGEPASISEFE, from the coding sequence ATGCAGCGCGCCTCGGTTTACGTATTTATGGCCGCCGCGGCGGCCGTTTTTACCCTCGGCAAATGCACCAGCGGGCCTGCGCCTGCAGAGCAAGCCGCGGAATCCGAAGCCAGCAAACGCTACGCAGAATTAAAAGCCGAGCGCTTGGCACGCCAGGGCGAGAGTGCCGACTACGACGCCACGCTCGTTAGCCTCAATGCCCTTGGCATTGCTGACACCAACCTCTACGAGTGCGTAAAACAGCGCGTGGCCCGTGCGCTCTCGCACACCGAGGCCAAAGCCCTCAGCCAACCCACAGACTTGCGCACGCTGGCGTGCAAAAATTCCGGCATACGCAGCCTTCAGGGCCTTGAGCACTTCACCCACCTGGAAGAATTAGACCTTTCTGGCAATCGCATTGCAGAGGTGAGCCCGCTGGGTAAACTTTACCAATTGCGCGAACTTAAATTAAAAAACAATAAAGTGGCGAGCATTTGGCCACTGTTAAATCTCGACAAGCTCACCAAGCTCGATTTGCGGGGCAACCCGGTGAGTGACCTGCATTTGCTGGGCGGCTTTGGCCAACTGCAACAGCTGAGTTTTCGCCTTACCAGTAAAGACCGCTGTGATTACCTGGCAGATATCAAGCGCGCGCTGCGCCACAGCCAGGTAAGGCTGAATGTGCCAAGCAGGTGTGTGGATGAATTTGGCGAACCCGCCTCAATCAGCGAGTTTGAATAA
- a CDS encoding HNH endonuclease encodes MSEARILRLNLAGQPIEWIHWQEAVCLYARDLVKWSLGGVVRQVRGGRSRFTGLVSRVQLPSIIACGGAHMAPMRLVPPLTNRALFRRDDYRCLYCGKHFNFLNLSRDHVHPTSRGGRDRWENVVAACKRCNQHKGNFLLSEIDMPLIALPYRPNNAEYLALVNSERIRGDQMEYLRPQFSSNSRWL; translated from the coding sequence ATGTCTGAGGCACGCATTCTGCGGTTAAATCTGGCCGGCCAACCCATCGAGTGGATTCACTGGCAGGAGGCCGTGTGCCTGTATGCCCGCGATCTTGTGAAGTGGAGCCTGGGCGGCGTGGTGCGCCAGGTGCGTGGCGGGCGCTCGCGCTTTACGGGCCTTGTGAGCCGCGTGCAGTTGCCGTCGATCATCGCCTGCGGCGGTGCGCACATGGCGCCCATGCGCCTGGTGCCGCCGCTCACTAACCGCGCCTTGTTCCGGCGCGACGACTACCGCTGCCTCTACTGCGGCAAGCACTTTAATTTTTTAAACCTCTCGCGCGATCACGTACACCCAACCAGCCGCGGCGGGCGCGACCGCTGGGAAAATGTGGTGGCCGCCTGTAAGCGCTGCAATCAACACAAGGGTAATTTCCTGTTGAGTGAAATCGACATGCCGCTCATCGCCTTACCTTACCGCCCCAATAACGCCGAGTACCTGGCATTGGTAAACAGCGAGCGCATCCGGGGCGACCAAATGGAATACCTGCGCCCGCAGTTTTCCAGCAACAGCCGCTGGTTGTAA
- a CDS encoding exodeoxyribonuclease VII small subunit yields the protein MATRKKAQDFEQSLAALEALVARMEEGDLSLEESLKAFEEGVQLTRECQARLQAAEQRVNLLLEKNGELSLEPLDQPEQDA from the coding sequence ATGGCCACCCGCAAAAAAGCCCAAGACTTCGAACAATCACTGGCAGCGCTGGAAGCGCTGGTGGCACGCATGGAGGAAGGCGACCTGTCGCTGGAGGAATCTTTGAAGGCCTTTGAAGAAGGCGTGCAGCTTACCCGCGAATGCCAGGCCCGCCTGCAGGCAGCCGAACAGCGGGTTAACCTGCTGCTGGAAAAAAACGGCGAACTGAGCCTTGAGCCGCTAGACCAGCCCGAGCAGGACGCCTAG
- the dxs gene encoding 1-deoxy-D-xylulose-5-phosphate synthase, whose product MFNEIPRQRPATPLLDRIDTPADLRALEVSQLPQVAEELRHFLLYSVGQTGGHFGAGLGVVELTVALHYVYQTPDDKLVWDVGHQTYPHKILTGRREQMLSMRQKGGLAGFPKRSESPYDTFGVGHSSTSISAALGMALGHEMADLPHKTVAIIGDGAMTAGMAFEALTHAAHTETDMLVILNDNNMSISKNVGGLATYFSRIWASKTYNALREGSRKVLSKIPSAWELARKTEEHMKGMVSPGTLFEELGFNYVGPIDGHDTERLVRYLGNLRDIKGPKLLHIITQKGRGFGPAEADPVGYHALNKIEPKAPVQDASAIKKPKYQEIFGRWLCDTAAQDSRLVGITPAMCEGSGMVEFASRFPERFHDVAIAEQHAVTLAAGLACEGQKPVVAIYSTFLQRAYDQLVHDVAIQNLDVTFGIDRAGLVGEDGPTHAGAFDLSFMRCIPNMIIAAPSDENECRALLTSAYQYEGPAAVRYPRGTGTGAAVNEQLAPLPIGVARQVKPGAQVAILCFGTLLGAAQLAADEINATLIDMRWVKPLDETIISELAASHQLLVTLEENTLAGGAGSAVAEYLNSQGILVPLLQLGLPDAYIEHAKQAEMLSAAGLDSAQILARIQQRLAQLPLPNAANG is encoded by the coding sequence ATGTTTAATGAAATACCCCGCCAGCGCCCAGCCACCCCCCTGCTCGACCGCATCGATACGCCGGCCGACCTGCGTGCGCTGGAGGTAAGCCAGCTGCCGCAAGTGGCAGAAGAGCTGCGCCACTTTTTGCTCTACAGCGTGGGGCAAACCGGCGGGCATTTTGGCGCGGGCCTGGGCGTGGTAGAGCTGACTGTGGCGCTGCACTATGTGTATCAAACGCCCGACGACAAACTGGTATGGGATGTAGGCCATCAAACCTACCCGCACAAAATTCTTACCGGCCGGCGCGAGCAAATGCTGAGCATGCGCCAAAAAGGCGGCCTGGCTGGTTTCCCCAAGCGCTCCGAAAGCCCCTACGACACCTTTGGCGTGGGCCACTCCAGCACGTCTATTTCGGCTGCACTCGGCATGGCACTGGGCCACGAGATGGCAGACCTGCCGCACAAAACTGTGGCTATCATCGGCGATGGCGCCATGACTGCCGGCATGGCCTTTGAAGCACTTACCCACGCCGCCCACACAGAAACCGACATGCTGGTTATTTTGAACGACAACAACATGTCGATTTCAAAAAACGTGGGCGGCCTGGCCACCTACTTCTCGCGCATCTGGGCCAGCAAAACCTACAACGCCCTGCGCGAGGGCAGCCGCAAGGTGCTTTCCAAAATTCCATCGGCCTGGGAGCTGGCGCGCAAAACCGAAGAACACATGAAGGGCATGGTGTCGCCGGGCACCCTGTTTGAGGAGCTGGGCTTTAATTACGTGGGCCCCATAGACGGCCACGACACCGAGCGCCTGGTGCGCTATTTGGGCAACCTGCGCGATATCAAGGGCCCGAAGCTTTTGCATATCATCACCCAAAAAGGCCGCGGCTTCGGGCCTGCCGAGGCAGATCCGGTGGGTTATCACGCGCTCAATAAAATTGAGCCCAAAGCGCCCGTGCAGGATGCCAGCGCAATTAAAAAGCCCAAGTACCAGGAAATTTTTGGCCGCTGGCTGTGCGACACCGCAGCCCAAGACAGCCGGTTGGTGGGCATTACACCGGCCATGTGTGAAGGCTCCGGCATGGTGGAGTTTGCAAGCCGCTTCCCCGAGCGCTTCCACGATGTGGCCATTGCCGAGCAGCACGCGGTAACGCTGGCGGCGGGCCTGGCCTGCGAAGGCCAAAAACCCGTGGTGGCCATTTACTCCACCTTTTTGCAGCGCGCCTACGATCAATTGGTGCACGATGTGGCCATTCAAAACCTGGATGTCACCTTCGGCATCGACCGCGCGGGCCTGGTGGGCGAAGACGGCCCCACCCACGCCGGCGCCTTCGATTTAAGCTTCATGCGCTGCATTCCCAACATGATCATTGCCGCCCCCTCCGATGAAAACGAGTGCCGCGCCCTGCTCACCAGCGCCTACCAGTACGAGGGCCCGGCCGCCGTGCGCTACCCGCGCGGCACAGGCACAGGCGCTGCGGTAAACGAGCAGCTGGCGCCGCTGCCCATCGGCGTTGCCCGCCAGGTGAAACCCGGAGCCCAGGTGGCCATTTTGTGCTTTGGCACCCTGCTTGGCGCCGCGCAACTGGCGGCCGACGAAATCAACGCCACCCTCATCGACATGCGCTGGGTGAAACCGCTGGACGAAACAATCATCAGCGAACTGGCCGCCAGCCATCAATTGCTGGTGACGCTGGAAGAAAATACCCTGGCAGGCGGCGCGGGTTCTGCGGTGGCGGAATACCTCAACAGCCAGGGCATATTGGTACCCCTGCTGCAACTGGGCCTGCCAGATGCCTACATAGAACACGCCAAGCAGGCGGAAATGTTGTCTGCGGCGGGCCTTGATAGCGCCCAGATTTTAGCGCGGATTCAACAGCGGCTGGCGCAACTTCCGCTGCCCAACGCCGCCAACGGTTAA